The following coding sequences are from one Triticum dicoccoides isolate Atlit2015 ecotype Zavitan chromosome 4A, WEW_v2.0, whole genome shotgun sequence window:
- the LOC119284955 gene encoding superoxide dismutase [Cu-Zn] 2-like isoform X2: MAGKPGSLKGVALISGGGADSAVAGALHFVQDPSSGYTEVRGRVSGLAPGLHGFHIHAFGDTTNGCNSTGPHFNPHNKSHGAPVDDERHVGDLGNIQANKDGVAEIFIKDLQISLRGPHSILGRAVVVHADSDDLGKGGHELSKSTGNAGARIGCGIIGIQPAV; the protein is encoded by the exons ATGGCAGGGAAACCCGGCAGCCTCAAGGGTGTCGCCCTCATCAGCGGCGGTGGCGCCGACAGCGCTGTCGCCGGCGCCCTCCACTTCGTCCAAGACCCCTCCTCCG GGTATACCGAGGTGAGGGGGAGGGTCTCGGGCCTCGCCCCGGGCCTCCACGGCTTCCACATCCACGCCTTCGGCGACACCACCAACGGCTGCAACTCCACCG GACCCCATTTCAATCCTCATAATAAGTCCCATGGAGCACCGGTTGATGATGAACGACATGTGGGCGACCTGGGAAACATACAAGCCAACAAGGATG GTGTTGCAGAAATCTTCATAAAGGACTTGCAG ATTTCACTAAGGGGGCCTCATTCCATACTGGGAAGGGCAGTTGTCGTTCATGCTGATTCTGATGACCTAGGAAAGG GTGGCCATgaactcagcaagtcaacaggaaaTGCAGGAGCCAGAATTGGATGTG GTATCATTGGAATTCAGCCGGCTGTTTAA
- the LOC119284955 gene encoding superoxide dismutase [Cu-Zn] 2-like isoform X1 — translation MAGKPGSLKGVALISGGGADSAVAGALHFVQDPSSGYTEVRGRVSGLAPGLHGFHIHAFGDTTNGCNSTGPHFNPHNKSHGAPVDDERHVGDLGNIQANKDGVAEIFIKDLQISLRGPHSILGRAVVVHADSDDLGKGGHELSKSTGNAGARIGCGKWQTLYLFSTLSKCTHKVLLSVNDSLTP, via the exons ATGGCAGGGAAACCCGGCAGCCTCAAGGGTGTCGCCCTCATCAGCGGCGGTGGCGCCGACAGCGCTGTCGCCGGCGCCCTCCACTTCGTCCAAGACCCCTCCTCCG GGTATACCGAGGTGAGGGGGAGGGTCTCGGGCCTCGCCCCGGGCCTCCACGGCTTCCACATCCACGCCTTCGGCGACACCACCAACGGCTGCAACTCCACCG GACCCCATTTCAATCCTCATAATAAGTCCCATGGAGCACCGGTTGATGATGAACGACATGTGGGCGACCTGGGAAACATACAAGCCAACAAGGATG GTGTTGCAGAAATCTTCATAAAGGACTTGCAG ATTTCACTAAGGGGGCCTCATTCCATACTGGGAAGGGCAGTTGTCGTTCATGCTGATTCTGATGACCTAGGAAAGG GTGGCCATgaactcagcaagtcaacaggaaaTGCAGGAGCCAGAATTGGATGTGGTAAATGGCAAACCCTTTATTTGTTTTCAACACTGAGCAAATGCACACACAAGGTGCTGCTTTCTGTAAATGATTCTCTAACACCGtga